Proteins co-encoded in one Prescottella sp. R16 genomic window:
- the msrB gene encoding peptide-methionine (R)-S-oxide reductase MsrB, whose amino-acid sequence MTSAPDAGLPEPTVRRNDGEWRAQLTPEEYHVLRQAGTEPPHVGEYTDTTIDGVYTCRACGAELFRSSEKFESHCGWPSFFDPADTDAVLLRADNSLGMHRVEVLCRACHSHLGHVFEGEGYPTPTDQRYCINSISLRLEPADS is encoded by the coding sequence ATGACTTCCGCACCCGACGCCGGCCTGCCCGAACCGACCGTCCGCCGCAACGACGGGGAATGGCGGGCGCAGTTGACGCCCGAGGAGTACCACGTGCTGCGGCAGGCCGGCACCGAACCACCGCACGTCGGCGAGTACACCGACACCACCATCGACGGCGTGTACACGTGCCGGGCGTGTGGCGCCGAACTGTTCCGCAGCAGCGAAAAGTTCGAGTCCCACTGCGGATGGCCGTCGTTCTTCGACCCCGCCGACACCGACGCCGTCCTCCTGCGCGCCGACAACTCCCTCGGCATGCACCGCGTCGAAGTCCTGTGCCGGGCCTGCCACAGCCACCTCGGCCACGTCTTCGAAGGCGAGGGCTACCCCACCCCCACCGACCAGCGGTA
- a CDS encoding glycosyltransferase family 87 protein yields MFLRRFEPRTGRTTAEVVNFALWPLAVMTVIHRVVVRAVNGAYTDDYAPVYQAALRFLNREDVYTANFNSVDPHYLYPPSGTLLMAPIAILDPEKSRWLFILVNAIAVIAALYLLLKMFGLALDSVAAPILLFAAFSTETVSNTLVFTNINGLVLLGEVAFLFLLLRRRDMWSGAAIGLTFAVKPILAPLLLLPLVRGQWKVFVTAAGIPLVLTAIAWPLAADPWAFVEHTLPYLMESRDYFNSAIVGNGTYYGLPIALIWALRLGFIAMVAVSLWLLYRYCRHDELFFVTTASGVLMAGSFLIGSLGQLYYSMLLFPLIMTVVLRNSVLRNWPAWLAIYGVFAADSWISNRFLEEGRAAEYLKGTMGWSLLLIVVFAVLTNRYLTAKREGRLDRGIDPDFLVTGTTPDRTSVDA; encoded by the coding sequence GTGTTCCTTCGACGATTCGAGCCGCGTACCGGTCGCACCACCGCCGAGGTCGTGAACTTCGCCCTGTGGCCTCTCGCCGTGATGACGGTGATCCACCGGGTGGTCGTCCGGGCGGTCAACGGCGCCTACACCGACGACTATGCACCGGTCTATCAGGCGGCGCTGCGGTTCCTGAATCGTGAGGACGTCTACACCGCGAACTTCAATTCGGTGGATCCGCACTACCTGTATCCGCCGTCCGGCACGCTGTTGATGGCGCCGATCGCGATCCTCGACCCGGAGAAGTCGCGATGGCTGTTCATTCTGGTCAACGCGATCGCGGTGATCGCGGCCCTGTATCTGCTGCTCAAGATGTTCGGGCTCGCCCTGGACTCGGTGGCGGCGCCGATCCTGCTGTTCGCCGCGTTCTCCACCGAAACCGTCTCGAACACGCTGGTGTTCACGAACATCAACGGTCTCGTCCTGCTCGGCGAGGTCGCGTTCCTGTTCCTGTTGCTGCGCCGCCGCGACATGTGGTCCGGTGCCGCGATCGGTCTGACGTTCGCGGTGAAACCGATTCTGGCGCCGCTGCTGCTGCTGCCACTGGTGCGCGGCCAATGGAAGGTGTTCGTCACGGCCGCCGGTATCCCGCTGGTCCTCACGGCGATCGCGTGGCCGCTGGCGGCGGATCCGTGGGCGTTCGTCGAGCACACCCTGCCGTATCTGATGGAGTCGCGCGACTACTTCAACAGCGCGATCGTCGGCAACGGCACCTACTACGGTCTGCCGATCGCGCTGATCTGGGCGCTGCGCCTGGGCTTCATCGCGATGGTCGCGGTGTCGCTGTGGCTGCTGTACCGGTACTGCCGCCACGACGAACTGTTCTTCGTCACGACGGCGTCCGGTGTGCTCATGGCCGGCTCGTTCCTCATCGGGTCGCTGGGCCAGCTGTACTACTCGATGCTGTTGTTCCCGCTGATCATGACGGTGGTGCTGCGCAACTCGGTGCTCCGGAACTGGCCGGCGTGGCTCGCGATCTACGGCGTGTTCGCGGCCGACTCCTGGATCTCGAACCGGTTCCTCGAGGAGGGCCGCGCCGCCGAATACCTCAAGGGCACGATGGGCTGGAGTCTGCTGCTGATCGTGGTGTTCGCGGTCCTGACCAACCGGTATCTCACCGCGAAACGGGAAGGCCGCCTGGATCGCGGCATCGACCCGGATTTCCTCGTCACCGGTACGACGCCGGACCGGACTAGCGTGGACGCATGA
- a CDS encoding alpha/beta hydrolase, which translates to MQTGARRIGVAAIAGVVLAVGTGCGVGPSSRPDVAIVEHDGGSTPRTSEAPAAPELRAPVHDLAWTDCTSDALAPLGVGPGPDGLVLECATFTSPVDPLSAGPARSIQVGVTRARLPRTPLDAAPLVLTSGADLASSNTLAALATGPSATLLDRQPIVAVDRRGFGASTPIDCGPTVDRRTLADLGEADAVAAAGRDATVACTDAMAPYALAFDTAHAADDLEQLRRMWQVDTLALLGTGNGASVALAFAAKYPERVGRLVLDSPAAVTLDAASATESRTAGQEAALAAFARRCAALECSLGPDPVAAITALRDRAAAGELGTVSPGALLNALSGFLGSPRGDQAARVRDLADVLAAADRGDTVPLQGLIDATTAVTGSDGQFVARCSDGRQWPGPGRVDQLRQEWATTYPVFGEDAALGLLRCAAWPATPPPPQPGTVPVPILVFDGAADPVVGNADLATFTGALTLADAPWSRVTWEGFGHPVTTHSECARGHLTRYLDTAVLPPNAGACPA; encoded by the coding sequence ATGCAGACGGGTGCGCGCAGGATCGGGGTGGCCGCGATCGCCGGCGTCGTACTCGCCGTCGGAACCGGCTGCGGGGTGGGTCCGTCGAGTCGGCCCGATGTGGCGATCGTCGAACACGACGGCGGGTCGACGCCCCGGACCAGCGAGGCGCCGGCAGCCCCCGAACTGCGGGCGCCGGTGCACGATCTCGCGTGGACGGACTGCACGTCCGATGCGCTGGCACCGCTCGGTGTCGGTCCCGGCCCGGACGGTCTCGTCCTCGAGTGCGCCACCTTCACCTCCCCTGTGGATCCCCTGTCGGCGGGTCCGGCCCGGTCGATCCAGGTGGGCGTCACCCGGGCGCGGCTGCCGCGGACACCGCTCGACGCCGCACCGCTCGTGCTCACCTCGGGGGCCGATCTGGCGTCGTCGAACACGCTCGCGGCGCTCGCGACGGGCCCCAGCGCGACACTGCTCGACCGGCAGCCGATCGTCGCGGTCGACCGGCGCGGTTTCGGGGCGTCGACGCCGATCGACTGCGGACCGACCGTGGACCGCCGCACCCTCGCCGACCTGGGTGAGGCCGATGCGGTCGCAGCGGCGGGCCGGGACGCGACGGTCGCGTGCACGGACGCGATGGCGCCGTATGCGCTGGCGTTCGACACCGCGCACGCCGCCGACGATCTCGAGCAGCTGCGCCGAATGTGGCAGGTCGACACGCTCGCCCTGCTGGGAACCGGCAACGGCGCGTCGGTCGCGCTGGCGTTCGCCGCGAAGTATCCGGAGCGGGTCGGACGGCTGGTCCTCGATTCCCCGGCGGCCGTCACGCTCGATGCCGCGTCGGCCACCGAGTCACGGACGGCCGGGCAGGAGGCGGCACTGGCCGCGTTCGCCCGCCGCTGCGCCGCCCTCGAGTGCTCCCTCGGCCCGGATCCGGTCGCGGCGATCACCGCGCTGCGGGACCGGGCGGCGGCCGGCGAACTGGGAACGGTGTCGCCTGGTGCGCTGTTGAACGCCCTTTCCGGTTTCCTGGGGTCGCCGCGTGGCGACCAGGCGGCGCGGGTCCGGGACCTGGCCGATGTGCTCGCGGCCGCCGACCGCGGCGACACGGTCCCACTGCAGGGGCTGATCGACGCGACCACGGCGGTCACCGGTTCCGACGGCCAGTTCGTGGCCCGTTGTTCGGACGGCCGGCAGTGGCCGGGTCCGGGACGCGTCGACCAGTTGCGGCAGGAGTGGGCGACGACGTACCCGGTGTTCGGGGAGGACGCCGCGCTGGGGCTGTTGCGGTGCGCCGCCTGGCCGGCGACGCCTCCGCCACCGCAGCCGGGCACCGTCCCGGTGCCGATCCTGGTGTTCGACGGTGCGGCGGACCCGGTCGTCGGCAACGCCGACCTCGCGACGTTCACGGGTGCGCTGACGCTCGCCGACGCGCCGTGGTCGCGGGTGACGTGGGAGGGTTTCGGTCATCCGGTGACGACGCATTCCGAATGCGCGCGCGGCCATCTGACCCGCTATCTCGACACCGCCGTGTTGCCGCCGAACGCAGGCGCCTGCCCGGCCTGA
- a CDS encoding pyrimidine reductase family protein codes for MQRLDFATYFTGKRADNGRPVPLDDEDLRSLYGYPADLDRPWLRVNFVSSIDGAVTADGASAGLGTPADKRVFGILRSLADAVVVGAGTARTEDYGGARITGADRDLRRARGQSEVPPIVVVTASGRLDPASRLFTDTAVAPIVLTSTRADAGQAARLRDAGADVETIADTAIGGAALVAALEARGLRRVLCEGGPGLFGTLLADGVVDELCLTTSPQLVAGGAGRIAVSPAACPTPMRRVHVLGDDDGTLLTRWVRASDG; via the coding sequence GTGCAGCGCCTGGATTTTGCGACCTACTTCACAGGGAAAAGGGCCGACAACGGTCGACCCGTGCCACTCGACGACGAGGACCTGCGTTCACTGTACGGGTATCCGGCCGACCTCGACAGACCGTGGCTGCGGGTCAACTTCGTGTCCAGCATCGACGGCGCGGTGACCGCCGACGGGGCGAGCGCGGGCCTGGGGACTCCGGCGGACAAACGGGTGTTCGGGATCCTGCGGTCGTTGGCCGACGCGGTCGTCGTGGGCGCCGGCACGGCCCGCACCGAGGACTACGGGGGCGCCCGGATCACCGGCGCCGATCGGGACCTGCGCCGGGCCCGCGGGCAGTCGGAGGTGCCCCCGATCGTCGTGGTGACCGCGAGCGGACGGCTGGATCCGGCGTCGCGGCTGTTCACCGACACGGCCGTCGCACCGATCGTGCTGACGTCCACGCGAGCCGATGCCGGGCAGGCAGCGCGGCTGCGGGACGCGGGCGCGGACGTCGAGACGATCGCCGACACCGCGATCGGTGGGGCCGCACTGGTGGCTGCCCTGGAAGCGCGGGGGTTGCGGCGGGTGCTGTGCGAGGGCGGGCCCGGCCTGTTCGGGACGCTCCTCGCCGACGGCGTCGTCGACGAGCTGTGTCTGACGACGTCGCCGCAGTTGGTGGCAGGCGGCGCCGGCCGGATCGCGGTCTCCCCCGCCGCCTGTCCGACGCCGATGCGTCGCGTCCACGTCCTCGGTGACGACGACGGCACCCTGTTGACGCGGTGGGTGCGGGCGTCGGATGGGTGA
- the zapE gene encoding cell division protein ZapE, whose protein sequence is MHARLVDRSPVVPADQLVAQMVPPAMFDEVSFASYIPDPKEPSQAVAVRKAEEFSQKVTKIRGGGKRGLFGRKTQQSGAGLYLDGGFGVGKTHLLASIFHSSPSPKAFGTFVELTHVVGALGFNKAVEELSNHSVLCIDEFELDDPGDTMLVSRLLTELSARGVSIVATSNTLPGQLGEGRFAAQDFLREIKKLGSIFETIRVDGPDYRHRDLPPAPEPTDDADLLERADSIDGATLDDFDELCAHLSTLHPSRYGKLIEGVPAVFIKGVHPAADQSVALRLVVLADRLYDASIPVTVSGAKLDEIFTPEMVAGGYRKKYLRATSRLLALSRFEVAASS, encoded by the coding sequence ATGCATGCACGTCTTGTCGATCGCAGCCCGGTGGTGCCGGCCGATCAGTTGGTTGCTCAAATGGTGCCCCCGGCGATGTTCGACGAGGTCAGCTTCGCGTCCTACATTCCCGACCCCAAAGAGCCCAGCCAGGCGGTCGCGGTCCGCAAGGCGGAGGAGTTCTCGCAGAAGGTCACCAAGATCCGCGGCGGCGGCAAGCGGGGCCTGTTCGGACGCAAGACGCAGCAGTCCGGTGCCGGTCTCTACCTCGACGGCGGTTTCGGTGTCGGCAAGACCCACCTGCTCGCCTCGATCTTCCACAGCTCCCCGTCGCCCAAGGCGTTCGGCACGTTCGTCGAACTGACGCACGTCGTCGGCGCGCTCGGCTTCAACAAGGCCGTCGAGGAACTGTCCAACCATTCGGTGCTGTGCATCGACGAGTTCGAACTCGACGATCCGGGCGACACGATGCTCGTCTCGCGGCTGCTGACCGAGCTGTCGGCGCGCGGTGTGTCCATCGTGGCCACGTCGAACACGCTGCCCGGTCAGCTCGGTGAGGGCCGCTTCGCCGCCCAGGACTTCCTGCGCGAGATCAAGAAGCTCGGCTCGATCTTCGAGACCATTCGCGTCGACGGCCCCGACTACCGGCACCGTGACCTGCCGCCGGCGCCCGAGCCCACCGACGACGCCGACCTGCTCGAGCGCGCCGACTCGATCGACGGTGCCACGCTCGACGACTTCGACGAGCTGTGCGCGCACCTGAGCACGCTGCACCCGTCGCGGTACGGCAAGCTCATCGAGGGCGTGCCGGCGGTGTTCATCAAGGGCGTGCACCCGGCCGCCGACCAGTCGGTCGCGCTGCGCCTCGTCGTCCTCGCCGACCGCCTGTACGACGCCAGCATTCCGGTCACCGTGTCCGGTGCGAAGCTCGACGAGATCTTCACCCCTGAGATGGTCGCCGGTGGCTACCGCAAGAAGTACCTGCGTGCCACGTCGCGTCTGCTCGCGCTCTCCCGTTTCGAGGTCGCCGCGTCGTCCTGA
- a CDS encoding GNAT family N-acetyltransferase produces the protein MTISVDRAGLWDAEALADVAAVTFPLACPPHATQEDIAAFVDEVLSAERFSEYLTDPARTVLEATAGGEVVGYVMLVEGMPDDHDIRSAVSLQPTMEISKLYVLPDRHGSGVSAALMEAAIAHAREAGCAGVWLGVNQENVRAQKFYAKNGFEKVGTKTFRVGNQIHHDFVMQRSL, from the coding sequence GTGACGATTTCCGTGGACCGTGCCGGACTGTGGGATGCGGAAGCGCTCGCCGACGTGGCCGCGGTGACCTTCCCGCTCGCGTGCCCACCGCATGCGACGCAGGAGGACATCGCGGCGTTCGTCGACGAGGTGCTGTCGGCGGAGAGGTTCAGCGAATACCTCACCGATCCGGCCCGGACGGTCCTGGAGGCGACGGCGGGCGGAGAGGTCGTCGGCTACGTGATGCTCGTCGAGGGCATGCCGGACGACCACGACATCCGGTCGGCGGTGTCGTTGCAGCCGACGATGGAGATCAGCAAGCTGTACGTGCTGCCGGACCGGCACGGGTCCGGGGTGTCGGCCGCCCTCATGGAGGCGGCGATCGCGCACGCCCGCGAGGCGGGCTGTGCCGGTGTGTGGCTCGGCGTCAACCAGGAGAACGTGCGGGCGCAGAAGTTCTACGCCAAGAACGGGTTCGAGAAGGTCGGGACGAAGACGTTCCGGGTGGGCAATCAGATCCACCACGACTTCGTGATGCAACGCAGCCTCTGA
- a CDS encoding MFS transporter, which produces MSASVAFGLQGFLLAVLLTQLPQFKEDLGFGDTLVAATVVGISVVAGVGSVLAEQLAKAMSSRTTLRVGLFVIAAGGAVIAVASSTPAFLAAFALYGVGLGIVDASANMQAVSIQHAYGRVILSSFHASWSVGAIVGAGYVAVCSALELSVMVSVIVAAVLVAAVCAWIGPRLLRTGHERAATSATAPLSVPMRPFLALGVAMLLFYAIDFGIGTYSPLYLKEVLLSDAGTAALAMGAYQVTALISRLTGDHWVHRFGEIAVVRAGAAISVVGLLTAVLAPNPAVAIVGFFVVGLGAPVIAPLSFSAAGRLAPPEQTDAVVARINLFNYAGTIVAGGVIGGVAAVTDLRIGFVVPLLFAVVLFALAPAFAPRRTGASATDDVLTGTDTTLPESTPR; this is translated from the coding sequence ATGTCGGCGTCCGTCGCCTTCGGTTTGCAGGGGTTCCTGCTGGCCGTGCTGCTCACCCAGCTCCCCCAGTTCAAGGAGGATCTCGGGTTCGGCGACACGTTGGTGGCGGCGACGGTCGTCGGCATCTCGGTCGTCGCGGGCGTCGGCAGTGTGCTGGCCGAGCAGCTCGCGAAGGCGATGTCGAGTCGGACGACGCTGCGGGTCGGCCTGTTCGTGATCGCCGCCGGTGGTGCCGTCATCGCGGTCGCGTCGTCGACGCCGGCGTTCCTGGCGGCGTTCGCGCTGTACGGTGTCGGCCTCGGCATCGTGGATGCGTCCGCGAACATGCAGGCGGTGTCGATCCAGCACGCGTACGGGCGGGTGATCCTGTCGTCGTTCCACGCGTCCTGGAGTGTCGGTGCGATCGTCGGTGCCGGATACGTTGCGGTGTGCTCGGCGCTGGAGCTGTCGGTCATGGTGTCGGTGATCGTGGCGGCCGTGCTGGTCGCCGCGGTGTGTGCGTGGATCGGGCCGCGGCTGCTGCGCACCGGACACGAGCGGGCTGCGACGTCGGCGACCGCGCCGCTGTCGGTACCGATGCGGCCCTTCCTCGCGCTCGGTGTCGCGATGCTGCTGTTCTATGCGATCGACTTCGGGATCGGCACGTACTCGCCGCTGTATCTCAAGGAGGTGTTGTTGTCGGACGCCGGTACCGCCGCCCTGGCGATGGGCGCCTACCAGGTGACGGCGCTGATCTCACGGTTGACCGGCGATCATTGGGTGCACCGGTTCGGGGAGATCGCGGTGGTGCGGGCCGGTGCGGCGATCAGTGTCGTCGGTCTGCTGACCGCGGTGCTCGCCCCGAACCCGGCCGTCGCGATCGTCGGCTTCTTCGTCGTGGGACTGGGTGCGCCGGTCATCGCGCCGCTCAGTTTCAGTGCCGCCGGACGATTGGCGCCGCCGGAGCAGACGGATGCCGTGGTCGCCCGGATCAACCTGTTCAACTATGCCGGCACGATCGTCGCGGGCGGGGTGATCGGTGGGGTCGCGGCGGTCACCGACCTGCGGATCGGGTTCGTGGTGCCGCTGCTGTTCGCGGTCGTCCTGTTCGCGCTGGCCCCGGCGTTCGCACCACGCCGCACCGGAGCGTCGGCCACAGATGATGTACTTACCGGGACCGACACCACCCTGCCCGAATCGACCCCGAGGTGA
- a CDS encoding GH1 family beta-glucosidase — MTAQHSIPEFPDDFLFGVAAAAYQIEGAVDTDGRGRSIWDEFCRIPGKIVGGETGDVAIDHYHRHREDVALIRDLGVDAYRLSIAWPRILPDGAGAVNAAGLDFYDRLIDDLCAAGIAPAVTLFHWDLPQTLQDDGGWLNRTTAQRLADYATIVGERLGDRVGMWMPLNEPVVHTLYGHALGVHAPGLELGFGALQAAHHQLLGHGLAVQALRAAGCGNIGIASNHAPVHAASDSDADVEAADIYDHIVNWTFADPVLLGKYPADELAALLTGPVDDDLAVIAQPLDWFGINYYEPTVIAAPRDGEGTDGVLEVDLPPGMPFAPVPLDGYPRTDFGWPIVPDGLREILVTFRDRYGAALPPVHITESGCSFHDAAPDTTGRVRDERRIAYHADHLAAVRAAMDAGVDVRGYFVWSILDNFEWAAGYRERFGLVHVDYDTLARTPKDSYRWLQHELANRRKR, encoded by the coding sequence ATGACGGCACAGCATTCGATTCCGGAGTTTCCCGACGATTTCCTGTTCGGCGTCGCGGCCGCGGCCTATCAGATCGAGGGAGCCGTCGACACCGACGGACGCGGCCGCTCCATCTGGGACGAGTTCTGCCGCATCCCCGGCAAGATCGTCGGCGGCGAGACCGGGGACGTCGCAATCGACCACTACCACCGCCACCGCGAGGACGTCGCCCTCATCCGTGACCTCGGCGTCGACGCCTACCGGCTGTCGATCGCCTGGCCGCGGATCCTGCCCGACGGCGCCGGCGCGGTCAACGCGGCGGGCCTGGACTTCTACGACCGGCTGATCGACGACCTGTGCGCCGCCGGCATCGCTCCCGCAGTCACCCTGTTCCACTGGGACCTGCCGCAGACCCTGCAGGACGACGGCGGCTGGCTGAATCGGACGACGGCGCAGCGGCTCGCCGACTACGCGACGATCGTGGGGGAGCGGCTCGGTGATCGCGTCGGCATGTGGATGCCGCTCAACGAACCCGTCGTCCACACCCTCTACGGGCACGCGCTCGGCGTGCACGCTCCCGGACTCGAACTCGGTTTCGGAGCACTGCAGGCCGCCCACCACCAACTGCTCGGGCACGGGCTGGCGGTGCAGGCGCTGCGCGCCGCCGGCTGCGGGAACATCGGCATCGCGTCGAATCACGCACCCGTGCACGCGGCGTCGGACTCGGACGCCGATGTGGAGGCCGCCGACATCTACGACCACATCGTGAACTGGACGTTCGCCGACCCGGTCCTGCTCGGCAAATACCCGGCCGACGAACTCGCGGCCCTGCTGACCGGTCCGGTCGACGACGATCTCGCCGTGATCGCGCAACCCCTCGACTGGTTCGGCATCAACTACTACGAGCCGACGGTGATCGCTGCACCCCGCGACGGGGAGGGCACCGACGGCGTCCTCGAAGTGGATCTGCCGCCCGGCATGCCGTTCGCACCGGTACCGCTGGACGGATATCCGCGCACCGACTTCGGCTGGCCCATCGTGCCCGACGGACTCCGGGAGATCCTCGTGACCTTCCGGGACCGCTACGGTGCCGCACTGCCGCCCGTCCACATCACCGAGAGCGGTTGCTCGTTCCACGACGCCGCACCCGACACCACCGGCCGGGTACGTGACGAGCGTCGCATCGCCTACCACGCCGATCATCTCGCCGCCGTGCGCGCTGCGATGGATGCCGGTGTCGACGTCCGCGGCTACTTCGTGTGGTCGATCCTCGACAACTTCGAATGGGCCGCCGGATACCGGGAACGCTTCGGCCTCGTCCACGTCGACTACGACACCCTCGCCCGCACCCCGAAGGACTCCTACCGGTGGCTGCAACACGAACTGGCGAACCGTAGAAAACGGTGA
- a CDS encoding SIMPL domain-containing protein, which produces MRRTRTKLALATVGATAAVLTASGCSATASDPSNGQPAGINSQGTGKVTGTPDTLTVALGVQTQASEAQAALQDNSRKATALIDTLKSNGVADEDVRTSQLSVNPTWEPGGARITGYQVTNQVTATLHDISQAGTLIDAAAATAGDAIRVQQVTFSIADDSDLRAEARSRAVRQAQDQAQQMADTAGVKLGKVRSIVEVPAQAPRSSDPSMRAPDAVLTDTVPIEAGSQELTVNVAVTYDIG; this is translated from the coding sequence ATGCGAAGAACCCGCACGAAACTCGCTCTCGCGACGGTCGGCGCAACCGCGGCCGTCCTGACCGCATCAGGGTGCTCGGCCACCGCATCCGACCCGTCGAACGGACAACCGGCCGGGATCAATTCCCAGGGCACCGGCAAGGTCACCGGGACTCCCGACACGCTGACCGTCGCCCTCGGCGTGCAGACCCAGGCGTCCGAGGCGCAGGCCGCCCTGCAGGACAATTCACGGAAGGCCACCGCTCTGATCGACACCCTGAAGAGCAACGGGGTCGCCGACGAGGACGTCCGGACGAGTCAGCTGTCGGTGAATCCGACCTGGGAACCGGGCGGCGCGCGCATCACCGGATATCAGGTCACCAACCAGGTGACCGCGACCCTGCACGACATCTCCCAGGCCGGCACGCTCATCGATGCGGCCGCAGCCACCGCCGGCGACGCGATCCGCGTACAACAGGTGACCTTCTCCATCGCCGACGACAGCGACCTACGTGCCGAGGCGCGCAGCCGTGCCGTCCGGCAAGCACAGGATCAGGCACAGCAGATGGCCGACACAGCCGGTGTGAAACTCGGCAAGGTGCGCTCGATCGTCGAGGTGCCTGCGCAGGCACCTCGGTCGTCCGATCCGTCCATGCGCGCACCCGACGCGGTTCTCACGGACACCGTGCCGATCGAGGCGGGGTCCCAGGAACTGACCGTGAACGTCGCGGTGACATACGACATCGGCTGA
- a CDS encoding TIGR02611 family protein, with product MGDRVVGERHHGAPQESGVPDADGFRPIGILEEAENKWRRRRRRIAANTSLNLAYRIGVGFVGTIVLAAGIVAIPYPGPGWLIVFAGLGILASEFAWAHRMLHWIRARYDRFMEWFSHRSVFVKALGVLFTTIVVVATLWVLGTFDLLGTWVGLEQSWLESPL from the coding sequence ATGGGCGATCGGGTGGTGGGCGAGCGTCACCACGGCGCCCCACAGGAATCGGGGGTGCCCGATGCGGACGGCTTCCGCCCGATCGGGATCCTCGAGGAGGCCGAGAACAAGTGGCGGCGACGTCGCAGGCGCATCGCCGCGAACACGTCACTGAACCTCGCCTACCGCATCGGGGTGGGGTTCGTCGGCACGATCGTGCTGGCTGCCGGGATCGTGGCGATTCCGTATCCCGGCCCCGGCTGGTTGATCGTGTTCGCCGGTTTGGGCATCCTCGCGTCCGAGTTCGCGTGGGCGCACCGGATGCTGCACTGGATTCGGGCGCGATACGACCGGTTCATGGAGTGGTTCTCCCACCGGTCCGTCTTCGTCAAGGCCCTCGGCGTGCTGTTCACGACGATCGTCGTCGTCGCGACATTGTGGGTGCTCGGTACCTTCGATCTGCTCGGAACATGGGTGGGACTCGAGCAATCGTGGCTGGAGAGCCCGCTGTAG